One genomic region from Nocardioides plantarum encodes:
- the gmk gene encoding guanylate kinase — protein sequence MSGPITPTRLVVLAGPTAVGKGTVAAAVRERHPDVWISVSATTRAPRPGEIDGVHYHFVDDATFDRLVADDELLEWAVVHQRARYGTPRGPVDVSLAAGRPSMLEIDLQGARQVRRTMPDAVFVFLKPPSWDELVRRLVGRGTEDDEERARRLDTARDELAAESEFDVTIVNHEVHAAADELVALMMLGPERHDA from the coding sequence GTGAGCGGACCGATCACCCCCACGCGGCTCGTCGTGCTGGCCGGCCCCACCGCCGTCGGCAAGGGGACCGTCGCGGCCGCGGTGCGCGAGCGACACCCCGACGTGTGGATCTCGGTGTCGGCGACGACCCGGGCGCCGCGTCCCGGTGAGATCGACGGCGTGCACTACCACTTCGTCGACGACGCGACGTTCGACCGGCTCGTCGCCGACGACGAGCTCCTCGAGTGGGCCGTCGTCCACCAGCGTGCGCGCTACGGGACGCCGCGAGGCCCCGTCGACGTCTCGCTCGCGGCCGGCCGGCCCTCGATGCTCGAGATCGACCTGCAGGGCGCACGGCAGGTGCGCCGTACGATGCCCGACGCGGTCTTCGTGTTCCTCAAGCCGCCGTCGTGGGACGAGCTGGTCCGCCGACTGGTCGGTCGGGGCACCGAGGACGACGAGGAGCGGGCCCGTCGGCTCGACACCGCACGCGACGAGCTGGCCGCCGAGAGTGAGTTCGACGTGACCATCGTCAACCACGAAGTTCACGCTGCGGCCGACGAGTTGGTAGCCTTGATGATGCTCGGTCCCGAGCGCCACGACGCCTGA
- a CDS encoding primosomal protein N', translating to MSPRPPDEQPELLPGLVRATLKESQAKARATRSRKAAEATITEVDPVARVLVDVPLAHLDRPFDYAVPESMAAEAVAGVRVKVRFAGQDVDGYVLERTDHTDHGGRLAPLRRVVSAEPVLTPQVAGLVGDVAQRYAGVRSDVLRLAIPPRHATTEKKPPAAAPAEPPTVPQAAGWDGYAPGEAFLAHLADGGSPRAVWAVAPGDDWPALVAEAAGAALRAGRGTVVCVPDGKDVARVDAALTAALGPGHHVTLTADAGPAARYRDFLAVLRGSRRIAVGTRAAAFAPVRDLGLVVCWDDGDDLHAEPRAPYPHTREVLLLRSEREGAAALIGGFSRSVEAGHLTRGGWAHELAAPRERLRAAVSIAVAGATDHDRARDPSGFGTRMPSQVHALIKRALAEGPVLVQTPRAGYALALACERCREPARCAACAGPLALTSPTTPPACRWCATAAVGWACPECGAAGMRAPVLGEARTAEELGRAFPSTRVRQSAGEHVLSEVPDAPAIVVATPGAEPVAEGGYAAVVLLDTWLLLGRDDLRAAEEALRRWSNAVGLVRPGGRVLVVGDPTHPAVQALVRWDQSGFARREADERREARLPPTTRLATVTGEPGAVDDALTLLAPPPHVEVLGPVPAGPDEERLVLRTPRARGADLSHALGELQRIRSSRKLDAVRVQVDPVVL from the coding sequence ATGAGCCCACGCCCGCCCGACGAGCAGCCCGAGCTGCTGCCGGGGTTGGTGCGCGCGACGCTCAAGGAGTCGCAGGCCAAGGCGCGTGCGACGCGGTCGCGCAAGGCGGCCGAGGCGACGATCACCGAGGTCGACCCGGTCGCGCGGGTGCTGGTCGACGTACCCCTGGCCCACCTCGACCGTCCCTTCGACTACGCGGTGCCCGAGTCGATGGCGGCCGAGGCCGTGGCAGGGGTGCGGGTCAAGGTGCGGTTCGCAGGTCAGGACGTCGACGGCTACGTCCTCGAGCGCACCGACCACACTGACCACGGTGGCCGGTTGGCGCCGCTGCGGCGGGTGGTGAGCGCCGAGCCGGTGCTGACCCCCCAGGTGGCCGGGCTGGTCGGCGACGTCGCGCAGCGCTACGCCGGGGTGCGGTCCGACGTGCTGCGGCTCGCCATACCGCCCCGGCACGCCACGACCGAGAAGAAGCCGCCCGCCGCGGCCCCGGCCGAGCCGCCGACCGTGCCGCAGGCGGCCGGCTGGGACGGCTACGCACCCGGCGAGGCGTTCCTGGCCCACCTCGCCGACGGGGGGAGCCCGCGTGCGGTGTGGGCGGTCGCCCCGGGCGACGACTGGCCGGCCCTGGTGGCCGAGGCGGCGGGGGCCGCGCTGCGCGCGGGGCGGGGCACCGTGGTCTGCGTTCCCGACGGCAAGGACGTCGCCCGCGTCGACGCCGCCCTCACCGCGGCGCTCGGCCCGGGGCACCACGTGACCCTCACCGCCGATGCCGGTCCGGCCGCGCGCTACCGCGACTTCCTCGCGGTCCTGCGCGGCAGCCGTCGCATCGCGGTCGGCACCCGGGCGGCGGCGTTCGCCCCGGTGCGCGACCTCGGCCTGGTCGTGTGCTGGGACGACGGCGACGACCTGCATGCCGAGCCGCGCGCGCCCTACCCCCACACCCGCGAGGTGCTGCTGCTGCGCTCAGAGCGCGAAGGCGCCGCGGCGCTGATCGGCGGCTTCTCCCGCAGCGTCGAGGCGGGCCACCTCACCCGCGGCGGCTGGGCCCACGAGCTCGCCGCCCCCCGTGAGCGCCTGCGTGCGGCGGTCTCCATCGCGGTCGCCGGTGCCACCGACCACGACCGTGCCCGCGACCCCAGCGGCTTCGGCACGCGCATGCCCTCCCAGGTCCACGCCCTCATCAAGCGCGCCCTCGCCGAGGGCCCCGTCCTGGTGCAGACCCCGCGTGCGGGCTACGCCCTGGCCCTGGCCTGCGAGCGCTGCCGCGAGCCGGCCCGCTGCGCCGCGTGCGCCGGGCCGCTCGCACTCACCTCGCCCACCACGCCCCCGGCGTGCCGCTGGTGCGCGACTGCGGCGGTCGGCTGGGCCTGTCCCGAGTGCGGGGCCGCCGGGATGCGCGCTCCCGTGCTGGGCGAGGCGCGCACGGCCGAGGAGCTGGGCCGGGCGTTCCCGAGCACCCGCGTGCGTCAGTCGGCGGGGGAGCACGTGCTGAGCGAGGTGCCCGACGCCCCGGCCATCGTCGTCGCCACCCCCGGGGCCGAGCCGGTCGCCGAGGGCGGCTACGCCGCGGTCGTGCTGCTCGACACCTGGCTGCTGCTGGGGCGCGACGACCTGCGCGCCGCCGAGGAGGCCCTGCGCCGCTGGAGCAACGCGGTCGGCCTGGTGCGTCCCGGCGGCCGGGTCCTCGTCGTGGGCGACCCCACCCACCCCGCCGTCCAGGCGCTCGTGCGCTGGGACCAGTCCGGGTTCGCCCGGCGCGAGGCCGACGAGCGTCGCGAGGCCCGGCTGCCGCCGACCACCCGGCTGGCCACCGTGACCGGCGAGCCCGGAGCCGTCGACGACGCCCTCACCCTGCTCGCGCCGCCACCGCACGTCGAGGTGCTCGGCCCCGTCCCGGCCGGACCCGACGAGGAGCGCCTGGTCCTACGCACCCCGCGGGCCCGCGGCGCCGACCTCTCCCACGCCCTCGGCGAGCTGCAACGGATCCGGTCCAGCCGCAAGCTCGACGCCGTCCGTGTGCAGGTCGACCCCGTGGTGCTGTGA
- the ligD gene encoding non-homologous end-joining DNA ligase has protein sequence MASKSPSVEIEVDDRVIRVSNPDRVYFPESGATKHDLVDYYLAVGPGIVNALFERPTMLHRFPTGLAGDKVHQKRIPPGAPGWVETVRLTFPRWNRTADELCVTELGAVIWAVQMSTVEFHPWNSRRADPEKPDEWRIDLDPGPLSDYAQVRRVAAVAHEVLDELGAVGFPKTSGGSGLHVYVRIRPDHGHRAVRRAALAFAREVERRAPDDVTTTWWRKDRDPHHLFVDYNQNARDHTIAAAYSVRGLPDARVSAPVSWDEVDDADPHDFTIFTMPARFAEIGDLHADIDDPATTFDLAPLLEWADRDEAAGAETPDEPEAEPE, from the coding sequence GTGGCGTCGAAGTCCCCCTCGGTCGAGATCGAGGTCGACGACCGCGTGATCCGGGTGAGCAACCCCGACCGCGTCTACTTCCCGGAGTCCGGCGCGACCAAGCACGACCTGGTCGACTACTACCTCGCTGTCGGTCCCGGCATCGTCAACGCCCTCTTCGAGCGGCCCACGATGCTGCACCGCTTCCCCACGGGCCTGGCCGGAGACAAGGTCCACCAGAAGCGGATCCCGCCCGGCGCCCCGGGCTGGGTCGAGACCGTGCGGCTGACCTTCCCCCGCTGGAACCGGACCGCCGACGAGCTCTGCGTCACCGAGCTCGGGGCGGTCATCTGGGCGGTGCAGATGTCGACGGTCGAGTTCCACCCGTGGAACAGCCGGCGCGCCGATCCCGAGAAGCCCGACGAGTGGCGCATCGACCTCGACCCCGGCCCGCTCTCCGACTACGCCCAGGTACGCCGGGTGGCTGCGGTCGCCCACGAGGTGCTCGACGAGCTCGGGGCCGTCGGGTTCCCCAAGACCAGTGGGGGCTCCGGGCTCCACGTCTACGTGCGCATCCGGCCCGACCACGGCCACCGGGCGGTCCGCCGGGCCGCCCTGGCGTTCGCCCGCGAGGTCGAGCGGCGCGCGCCCGACGACGTGACGACCACCTGGTGGCGCAAGGACCGCGACCCCCACCACCTGTTCGTCGACTACAACCAGAACGCCCGCGACCACACCATCGCGGCGGCCTACTCCGTGCGCGGCCTCCCCGACGCCCGGGTCTCCGCCCCCGTGAGCTGGGACGAGGTCGACGACGCCGACCCGCACGACTTCACCATCTTCACCATGCCGGCGCGGTTCGCCGAGATCGGCGACCTGCACGCCGACATCGACGACCCGGCGACCACCTTCGACCTCGCGCCGCTGCTCGAGTGGGCCGACCGCGACGAGGCCGCCGGCGCCGAGACCCCCGACGAGCCCGAGGCGGAGCCGGAATGA
- the def gene encoding peptide deformylase, protein MAIQPIRLFGDPVLRRTALEVVDFDKELRTLVADLTDTMLEAPGAGLAAPQIGVGLRVFTWYVDGEVGHLVNPDLTLSDEVQDGPEGCLSLPGLRYDCRRARSVVARGWDMHGEPLVVEGSELLARAIQHETDHLDGVLFLDRLDSDARKAAMKEIRESEWFGLERPTVRISPHPTLGRNT, encoded by the coding sequence GTGGCCATCCAGCCGATCCGGCTCTTCGGCGACCCGGTGCTGCGCCGGACCGCGCTCGAGGTGGTCGACTTCGACAAGGAGCTGCGCACCCTGGTCGCCGACCTGACCGACACCATGCTCGAGGCACCCGGTGCCGGCCTCGCCGCCCCGCAGATCGGCGTCGGCCTGCGCGTCTTCACCTGGTACGTCGACGGCGAGGTCGGTCACCTCGTCAACCCCGACCTGACGCTCTCCGACGAGGTCCAGGACGGTCCCGAGGGCTGCCTGTCGCTCCCCGGTCTGCGCTACGACTGCCGCCGTGCCCGGTCGGTGGTCGCGCGGGGCTGGGACATGCACGGCGAGCCGCTGGTCGTCGAGGGCTCCGAGCTGCTCGCCCGCGCCATCCAGCACGAGACCGACCATCTCGACGGCGTGCTGTTCCTCGACCGGCTCGACAGCGACGCCCGCAAGGCGGCGATGAAGGAGATCCGCGAGTCCGAGTGGTTCGGCCTCGAGCGACCGACGGTGCGGATCAGCCCACACCCGACCCTGGGGAGGAACACCTGA
- the metK gene encoding methionine adenosyltransferase: MAGRLFTSESVTEGHPDKIADRISDTVLDYLMANDPDTDKLRVAVETLITTGLVVVAGEVRTTAYAPVADLVRGAILDIGYDSSDKGFDGLTCGVQVAIGAQSSDIAQGVDSGIEQRVGSSEDELDARGAGDQGLMFGYACDDTDVLMPLPIVIAQRLAEKLTEVRKNGTMPNLRPDGKTQVTIEYDDADRPVRIDTVVLSTQHSEDTDLDKLQAEIQQNVIDPVLSTFDLPSEGYRLLVNPTGRFVVGGPMGDAGLTGRKIIVDTYGGMARHGGGAFSGKDPSKVDRSAAYAMRWVAKNVVAAGLARRCEVQVAYAIGKAQPVGVFVQTFGTGVVSDEKIQAAVLSVFDLRPAAILRDLDLLRPIYAKTSAYGHFGRELPEFTWERTDRADALKAAAGV, encoded by the coding sequence GTGGCCGGACGCCTGTTCACCTCTGAGTCCGTGACCGAGGGTCACCCCGACAAGATCGCCGACCGCATCAGCGACACGGTGCTCGACTACCTGATGGCCAACGACCCCGACACCGACAAGCTCCGCGTCGCGGTCGAGACCCTGATCACCACCGGCCTGGTCGTCGTGGCCGGCGAGGTCCGCACCACGGCGTACGCCCCGGTCGCCGACCTGGTGCGCGGCGCCATCCTCGACATCGGCTACGACTCCTCCGACAAGGGCTTCGACGGCCTCACCTGCGGCGTCCAGGTCGCCATCGGTGCCCAGTCCAGCGACATCGCCCAGGGCGTCGACTCCGGCATCGAGCAGCGCGTCGGCTCCTCCGAGGACGAGCTCGACGCCCGCGGTGCCGGCGACCAGGGCCTGATGTTCGGCTACGCCTGTGACGACACCGACGTGCTGATGCCGCTCCCCATCGTGATCGCCCAGCGCCTGGCCGAGAAGCTCACCGAGGTCCGCAAGAACGGCACCATGCCCAACCTGCGCCCCGACGGCAAGACCCAGGTCACCATCGAGTACGACGATGCCGACCGCCCCGTCCGCATCGACACCGTCGTGCTGTCGACCCAGCACTCCGAGGACACCGACCTCGACAAGCTCCAGGCCGAGATCCAGCAGAACGTGATCGACCCGGTGCTCAGCACCTTCGACCTGCCCTCCGAGGGCTACCGGCTGCTCGTCAACCCGACCGGGCGCTTCGTCGTCGGCGGACCGATGGGCGACGCCGGCCTCACCGGCCGCAAGATCATCGTCGACACCTATGGCGGCATGGCCCGCCACGGTGGCGGCGCCTTCTCCGGCAAGGACCCCTCGAAGGTCGACCGCTCGGCCGCCTACGCCATGCGCTGGGTCGCCAAGAACGTCGTCGCCGCGGGCCTGGCCCGCCGGTGCGAGGTCCAGGTCGCCTACGCCATCGGCAAGGCCCAGCCGGTCGGCGTCTTCGTGCAGACCTTCGGTACCGGTGTCGTCAGCGACGAGAAGATCCAGGCCGCCGTGCTGTCGGTCTTCGACCTGCGCCCCGCCGCCATCCTGCGCGACCTCGACCTGCTCCGCCCGATCTACGCCAAGACCTCGGCCTACGGCCACTTCGGTCGCGAGCTGCCCGAGTTCACCTGGGAGAGGACCGACCGCGCCGACGCGCTGAAGGCTGCTGCGGGCGTCTGA
- the rpoZ gene encoding DNA-directed RNA polymerase subunit omega has product MSAPNIDAVGVTNPSIDDLLTKTDSKYKLVLYSAKRARQINAYYSQLGEGLLEYVGPLVDTHVQEKPLSISLREIAEDKLTCTDVDPAELAAEEAAAKAAAADAGYTE; this is encoded by the coding sequence GTGTCTGCGCCCAACATCGATGCCGTCGGCGTCACCAACCCGTCGATCGACGACCTGCTGACCAAGACCGACAGCAAGTACAAGCTGGTCCTCTACAGCGCCAAGCGCGCTCGTCAGATCAACGCCTACTACTCCCAGCTGGGCGAGGGCCTGCTCGAGTACGTCGGCCCGCTGGTCGACACCCACGTGCAGGAGAAGCCCCTGTCGATCTCGCTGCGCGAGATCGCCGAGGACAAGCTCACCTGCACCGACGTCGACCCGGCCGAGCTCGCGGCCGAGGAGGCCGCTGCCAAGGCCGCGGCCGCCGACGCCGGCTACACCGAGTGA
- a CDS encoding RsmB/NOP family class I SAM-dependent RNA methyltransferase, with protein sequence MAERRRAAPVDAPRRAAWEVLKAVRVDDAYANLVLPAVVSHFELEVRDAAFTTELASGTLRWQGLYDAVLAACIDRSLARVEAKVLDALRLGTHQLLAMRVPTHAAISTTVDLVRAVANNDGAAGFANAVLRKVAAQDRDAWVVQVAPPGARHAEIAYSHPAWIVAELRRALGPAAQSSPSDTEAELAALLTADNEPPRVTLVARPGRASRDELPGEPTRYSPYGAVLESGRPQAVKAVAEGRAGVQDEGSQLVAVALARAELGPGPDRLWLDLCAGPGGKSALLAALGAERGATLVATERAPHRARLVAQALRGAPGVSGVVVADGRRPPLRPGSVDRVLVDAPCTGLGALRRRPEARWRRKPDDLLELVLLQRSLLAGAIDLVRPGGVVLYATCSPVLAETSGVVSSVLDTRTDVVLDDAVALLPDVPDCAGPLPGTVQLWPHRHGTDAMFMALLRRTD encoded by the coding sequence GTGGCTGAGCGTCGCCGGGCGGCACCCGTCGACGCACCGCGACGTGCGGCGTGGGAGGTGCTCAAGGCGGTCCGGGTCGACGACGCCTACGCCAACCTCGTGCTCCCGGCCGTCGTCTCCCACTTCGAGCTCGAGGTGCGCGACGCCGCGTTCACGACCGAGCTCGCCTCGGGCACCCTGCGCTGGCAGGGCCTGTACGACGCCGTGCTCGCCGCCTGCATCGACCGCTCGCTCGCCCGGGTCGAGGCCAAGGTCCTCGACGCGCTGCGCCTCGGCACCCACCAGCTCCTGGCCATGCGGGTGCCGACCCACGCGGCGATCAGCACGACCGTCGACCTGGTGCGCGCGGTCGCCAACAACGACGGCGCCGCCGGGTTCGCCAACGCGGTGCTGCGCAAGGTCGCCGCCCAGGACCGCGACGCGTGGGTCGTCCAGGTGGCGCCGCCCGGAGCCCGGCACGCCGAGATCGCCTACAGCCACCCCGCCTGGATCGTGGCCGAGCTGCGTCGCGCGCTCGGCCCGGCCGCGCAGTCGTCCCCCTCCGACACCGAGGCCGAGCTCGCCGCGCTGCTCACCGCCGACAACGAGCCGCCCCGCGTGACGCTCGTCGCGCGCCCCGGCCGGGCGAGCCGCGACGAGCTGCCTGGCGAGCCGACCCGCTACTCGCCCTACGGCGCCGTGCTCGAGAGCGGTCGTCCGCAGGCCGTGAAGGCCGTGGCCGAGGGCCGCGCCGGGGTGCAGGACGAGGGCTCGCAGCTGGTCGCGGTCGCTCTGGCCCGCGCCGAACTCGGACCCGGACCCGACCGGCTCTGGCTCGACCTGTGCGCGGGCCCGGGCGGCAAGTCCGCGCTGCTCGCCGCGCTGGGCGCCGAGCGCGGAGCCACCCTGGTCGCCACCGAGCGCGCCCCCCACCGCGCCCGCCTGGTCGCCCAGGCGCTGCGCGGTGCTCCCGGGGTGTCCGGCGTCGTGGTCGCCGACGGGCGTCGCCCACCACTGCGACCGGGGTCCGTCGACCGCGTCCTGGTCGATGCCCCCTGCACCGGCCTCGGTGCCCTGCGACGGCGCCCCGAGGCGCGCTGGCGGCGCAAGCCCGACGACCTGCTCGAGCTGGTGCTGCTGCAGCGCTCGCTCCTGGCCGGCGCCATCGACCTCGTGCGTCCCGGCGGGGTCGTGCTCTACGCGACCTGCTCCCCGGTCCTCGCCGAGACCTCCGGGGTCGTGAGCAGCGTGCTCGACACGCGCACCGACGTCGTCCTCGACGACGCCGTCGCGCTGCTGCCCGACGTCCCCGACTGCGCGGGCCCGCTGCCCGGCACGGTGCAGCTGTGGCCACACCGGCACGGCACCGACGCCATGTTCATGGCGCTCCTGCGGCGGACCGACTGA
- a CDS encoding MmcQ/YjbR family DNA-binding protein, translating to MSSRPAHADDVDKICAALPETELGTSWGDVPTWKVPAGPKGKGFVLYRKPSPTALDPDTGEPYDDLLVITTPTEVEKAALVEDPDTPFFTVDHFNNYSAVLVQQSRLGEISRDELAEIITDAWAKAAPKRLVREHLEGRSDRG from the coding sequence GTGAGCAGTCGTCCCGCCCACGCCGACGACGTCGACAAGATCTGTGCCGCGCTGCCCGAGACCGAGCTCGGCACCTCGTGGGGCGACGTGCCGACCTGGAAGGTGCCGGCCGGCCCGAAGGGCAAGGGGTTCGTGCTCTACCGCAAGCCCAGCCCCACGGCGCTCGACCCCGACACCGGTGAGCCCTACGACGACCTGCTCGTGATCACCACGCCGACCGAGGTCGAGAAGGCGGCGCTCGTCGAGGACCCCGACACCCCGTTCTTCACCGTCGACCACTTCAACAACTACAGCGCCGTGCTGGTGCAGCAGTCCCGGCTGGGCGAGATCAGCCGCGACGAGCTGGCCGAGATCATCACCGACGCCTGGGCCAAGGCGGCACCCAAGCGACTCGTGCGCGAGCACCTCGAGGGCAGGTCCGACCGTGGCTGA
- the fmt gene encoding methionyl-tRNA formyltransferase, whose amino-acid sequence MRLVFAGTPEVAVPSLDAIAASDHELVGVVTRPDAPSGRGRKLVASPVAQRAEALGVPVLKPDHPRDPEFQAALAALRPDCCPVVAYGALLPQSALDLVPHGWVNLHFSILPAWRGAAPVQHAVWAGDEFTGATTFRIVKAMDAGPTFGVMTERIRPTDTAGDLLGRLAEGGAGLLVQTLDHLGAGTIEAREQPDDGVSLAPKITVEDAEVDWSEPAVAVDRRIRACTPAPGPWTLHEGERLKLGPVTLTDETVPVGVLEVRKHELLVGTATTAVRLGEVKPFGKKQMVAADWARGVRLESGVRLGDPA is encoded by the coding sequence ATGCGCCTCGTCTTCGCCGGCACCCCCGAGGTGGCGGTCCCGTCACTGGACGCCATCGCGGCCTCGGACCACGAGCTCGTCGGGGTCGTCACCCGGCCCGACGCGCCCTCGGGCCGCGGACGCAAGCTCGTCGCGAGCCCGGTCGCCCAGCGTGCCGAGGCGCTCGGCGTACCCGTGCTCAAGCCCGACCACCCCCGCGACCCGGAGTTCCAGGCCGCGCTGGCCGCGCTGCGTCCCGACTGCTGCCCCGTCGTGGCCTACGGCGCCCTGCTGCCCCAGTCGGCCCTCGACCTGGTGCCCCACGGGTGGGTCAACCTGCACTTCTCGATCCTGCCCGCCTGGCGCGGGGCCGCGCCGGTGCAGCACGCGGTGTGGGCCGGCGACGAGTTCACCGGGGCCACGACGTTCCGCATCGTCAAGGCGATGGACGCCGGTCCGACGTTCGGGGTGATGACCGAGCGGATCCGCCCGACCGACACCGCCGGAGACCTGCTCGGCCGGCTCGCCGAGGGCGGCGCCGGCCTGCTGGTGCAGACACTCGACCACCTCGGGGCCGGCACCATCGAGGCGCGAGAGCAGCCCGACGACGGCGTCAGCCTGGCCCCCAAGATCACCGTCGAGGACGCCGAGGTCGACTGGAGCGAGCCGGCCGTCGCGGTCGACCGCCGCATCCGCGCCTGCACGCCCGCACCGGGCCCCTGGACCCTGCACGAGGGCGAGCGGCTCAAGCTCGGCCCGGTCACCCTCACCGACGAGACCGTCCCGGTGGGCGTCCTCGAGGTCCGCAAGCACGAGCTCCTCGTCGGCACCGCCACGACCGCCGTACGCCTGGGTGAGGTCAAGCCGTTCGGCAAGAAGCAGATGGTCGCGGCCGACTGGGCCCGCGGCGTGCGCCTCGAGTCCGGCGTCCGCCTCGGGGACCCCGCGTGA
- a CDS encoding AAA family ATPase, translated as MDFDQPPVVRVEVGVSEDVLPGEWPMTIPAVGQLERDGLDLPKGVTFLVGENGSGKSTLVEAVAIAFGLSPEGGSTHSDHATRGTESGLSSALRLQRGIGASRWGFFLRAETMHGWYTYMDSHSGPRDPEYHAMSHGESFLAVLEAKFDGPAFYCLDEPEAALSFSSTLALLGRLHDLAREGAQVLCATHSPVLASLPGATILEVGEWGYRRTTWAELELVQHWRAYLDEPGRYLRHVLED; from the coding sequence GTGGACTTCGACCAGCCTCCCGTCGTCCGTGTCGAGGTCGGGGTCTCCGAGGACGTCCTGCCCGGCGAGTGGCCGATGACGATCCCGGCGGTGGGGCAGCTCGAGCGGGACGGGTTGGACCTGCCGAAGGGCGTGACGTTCCTGGTCGGCGAGAACGGCTCGGGCAAGTCGACGCTCGTCGAGGCGGTCGCGATCGCGTTCGGGCTCTCGCCCGAGGGCGGGTCGACCCACAGCGACCACGCCACGCGCGGCACCGAGTCGGGGCTGTCCTCGGCCCTCCGGCTGCAGCGGGGCATCGGTGCCTCGCGCTGGGGCTTCTTCTTGCGCGCCGAGACGATGCACGGCTGGTACACCTACATGGACTCCCACAGCGGGCCGCGAGACCCGGAGTACCACGCGATGAGCCACGGCGAGTCGTTCCTGGCGGTGCTCGAGGCCAAGTTCGACGGGCCTGCGTTCTACTGCCTCGACGAGCCCGAGGCCGCCTTGTCGTTCTCCTCCACGCTGGCCCTGCTGGGCCGCCTGCACGACCTGGCCCGCGAGGGCGCGCAGGTGCTCTGCGCCACCCACTCCCCCGTCCTCGCGTCGCTGCCGGGCGCCACGATCCTCGAGGTCGGCGAGTGGGGCTACCGGCGTACGACGTGGGCCGAGCTCGAGCTGGTGCAGCACTGGCGGGCCTACCTCGACGAGCCGGGGCGCTACCTGCGGCACGTGCTGGAGGACTGA
- the coaBC gene encoding bifunctional phosphopantothenoylcysteine decarboxylase/phosphopantothenate--cysteine ligase CoaBC: MLGVAGGIAAYKACELLRRLTESGHDVTVVPTASALEFVGAPTWAALSGKPVHTDVWSDVHQVPHVRIGQTADLVVVAPATADLLAKAAHGLADDLLTNTLLTARCPVVLAPAMHTEMWEHAATRANVATLRSRGVLVVEPAEGRLTGADTGKGRLPDPAELFEVCVDVLARGAAASLDLAGRHVVVSAGGTREPLDPVRYLGNRSSGRQGHALARAAAARGAEVTLVAANVELADPAGVTVVRVETTAELHDAVVALAATADAVVMAAAPADFRPSAVSGDKIKKSADGSAPAIELVQNADILLEISTQRARPGTVVVGFAAETGDATGSVLELARAKLARKGCDLLVVNDVSGGAVFGSSDNEAVVLAADGSAREVPHGTKTALAHVIWDEVARRL; encoded by the coding sequence GTGCTGGGCGTGGCCGGTGGCATCGCCGCCTACAAGGCGTGCGAGCTGCTGCGCCGGCTCACCGAGTCCGGCCACGACGTCACCGTGGTCCCGACGGCCTCCGCACTGGAGTTCGTCGGCGCGCCCACCTGGGCGGCGCTGTCGGGCAAGCCGGTCCACACCGACGTGTGGAGCGACGTCCACCAGGTCCCGCACGTGCGCATCGGCCAGACCGCCGACCTCGTCGTGGTCGCGCCGGCCACCGCCGACCTGCTCGCCAAGGCGGCCCACGGCCTGGCCGACGACCTGCTCACCAACACCCTCCTCACCGCGCGCTGTCCCGTCGTGCTCGCTCCGGCGATGCACACCGAGATGTGGGAGCACGCGGCCACCCGCGCCAACGTGGCGACCCTGCGCTCACGCGGGGTGCTGGTGGTCGAGCCCGCCGAGGGTCGCTTGACCGGTGCCGACACCGGCAAGGGCCGGCTCCCCGACCCGGCCGAGCTGTTCGAGGTGTGCGTCGACGTCCTCGCTCGCGGGGCCGCGGCGTCCCTCGACCTGGCGGGCCGACACGTCGTGGTCTCCGCCGGCGGCACCCGTGAGCCCCTCGACCCCGTGCGCTACCTCGGCAACCGCTCCTCGGGACGCCAGGGTCACGCCCTGGCCCGGGCCGCCGCCGCCCGCGGCGCCGAGGTGACCCTCGTCGCGGCCAACGTCGAGCTCGCTGACCCCGCCGGCGTCACGGTCGTGCGGGTCGAGACGACCGCCGAGCTCCACGACGCCGTGGTGGCCCTGGCCGCCACGGCCGACGCGGTCGTCATGGCGGCCGCGCCTGCCGACTTCCGTCCGTCCGCCGTCAGCGGCGACAAGATCAAGAAGTCCGCCGACGGCTCGGCGCCGGCCATCGAGCTGGTCCAGAACGCCGACATCCTGCTCGAGATCTCGACCCAGCGGGCCCGACCCGGCACCGTGGTGGTGGGGTTCGCGGCCGAGACCGGCGACGCGACCGGCTCGGTCCTCGAGCTGGCCCGCGCCAAGCTGGCCCGCAAGGGCTGCGACCTCCTGGTCGTCAACGACGTCAGCGGCGGAGCCGTCTTCGGCAGCTCCGACAACGAGGCCGTGGTCCTGGCCGCCGACGGGTCGGCCCGGGAGGTGCCCCACGGCACCAAGACCGCGCTGGCGCACGTCATCTGGGACGAGGTCGCGCGGCGTCTGTGA